A stretch of Dysidea avara chromosome 5, odDysAvar1.4, whole genome shotgun sequence DNA encodes these proteins:
- the LOC136256153 gene encoding protein NLRC3-like, whose translation MKGLELLKITFAKLYEEIDDVVYDCEHILRALFESGLITEKRYRNIKKKQVSFEKNRCMVDALLKSVHNVNQFKRLLHVFYSHKEFYEVAENMKMVYCILKNEEYIMKTLTYSKLFTCLKKRKFFTEREEESLLKKCNEVRQIMEILKDKDVHSFRTFLLCLRELKQDDLVARMVSDEYPNIWLNNFKYFLQKRYTNSCFTETSDIDFKLPVSDDINIALIEISEEDHKEDTTFFDYYSLLLKQQAGYSRQLLNSYSDIVVENCRVVLIQGYPGSGKTFLAKRICTKWANGSLLQTFTYVIFLQLRDVEVGGAKTFDELVELYMGRSAKVITDEIYEGNGKGILIILEGWDELPETKRHSSLFTRLIFGDLLPEAVIVITSRPSAIKSLPFTVIKRRIEILGFTEQQVKQSITHYFQNLEGSNGVKAVELFRSELKRLPLLECFVFVPINLSIALYIFRKSGYKLPETFTDMYKNLVLIQLRRYQAKTSCGIASIRSLDDLPENISGELLRLGKMAFYEITQKELVLTFDETKIKHYCFNLNGENLENYDGMGLLQVTNHRHFESVSKTYEFIHRTLQELLAAWYLSQQTKSFQITQLRKLFDKKQFEMIWIFYAGLTKFAVVSFKELLPNTCIQKIKNLICKSSIYVMWAFLKNKFISLSNVRKLFETFYSTKLYSHYISRNISREFQVTLIAAIMEAQNPQLCKDVSHSYLFQGDTCWFSIPESVATPQVLSALSYCVAHSGKKWMIQCKGLDSDRANYFLKYLQLPVTCNSCTHFSCSNNGTYCSDINSGNSLTVFDFVGSQSQIDGSLKLIETQKCLQWLILSYCKLVDDSFIAMLSDALMHNTCLKVLNLNGCNITSEGAKCIAGFLKKNKTLQCISLQDNMATLREKDTVMLLQTIHNYNFTIQLLILDKLFHISHKIQKQLKIINNRRQWEGVNTLNISLINCFGINYPKFCNSFILRLGNKTSPSRIITKDTLSSRPVAVNLGEYPVKIVCPKCDEEMETETNTKIGLFTLMTMLGLLFSCFWMFALLPLFLDPCKDVYHSCSHCKADLGVYRQYKEVQEITN comes from the exons ATGAAGGGACTAGAACTGCTGAAGATTACGTTTGCAAAACTCTATGAAGAAATCGATGACGTTGTTTATGACTGTGAACATATTCTCAGAGCTCTTTTTGAGAGTGGCTTGATAACCGAAAAAAGATACCGCAACATCAAAAAGAAACAGGTATCGTTTGAGAAAAACAG GTGTATGGTAGATGCACTACTAAAAAGTGTACATAATGTCAACCAGTTCAAAAGATTACTCCACGTCTTCTATTCACACAAGGAGTTTTATGAAGTGGCTGAGAATATGAAAATGGTCTATTGTATTCTAAAGAATGAGGAATATATTATGAAAACTCTTACTTACAGCAAGCTCTTTACATGTTTAAAGAAAAGGAAGTTTTTCACTGAACGTGAAGAAGAATCACTGTTAAAAAAGTGCAATGAAGTTAGACAGATCATGGAAATATTGAAAGACAAAGATGTACATTCCTTTAGAACTTTCTTATTATGCCTCAGAGAATTGAAACAGGATGATTTAGTTGCTAGGATGGTCAGTGATGAATACCCAAATATTTGGCTTAATAATTTCAAATACTTTCTACAAAAGCGATACACCAATTCCTGTTTTACAGAAACTTCAGACATTGACTTTAAGCTTCCAGTATCAGATGACATCAACATTGCACTAATTGAAATCAGTGAAGAGGACCACAAAGAAGACACTACATTCTTTGATTACTACAGTTTACTTCTTAAACAGCAAGCTGGCTATTCTAGGCAGCTCCTTAACTCATATTCTGACATAGTTGTTGAGAATTGTAGAGTAGTTTTAATACAAGGATACCCTGGAAGTGGTAAAACATTTTTGGCTAAAAGAATATGCACAAAATGGGCAAATGGTAGCTTATTACAAACATTTACTTATGTTATCTTTTTGCAATTGAGAGATGTAGAAGTTGGTGGAGCAAAAACATTCGATGAGCTGGTTGAACTGTATATGGGAAGATCAGCTAAAGTGATTACTGATGAAATTTATGAAGGGAATGGTAAAGGTattttaattattttagagggaTGGGATGAATTACCAGAAACCAAGCGACATAGCAGCCTATTTACACGTCTTATATTTGGTGACCTTCTTCCTGAAGCTGTAATTGTGATCACAAGTCGTCCTTCTGCTATCAAAAGCCTACCTTTCACAGTTATCAAACGGAGAATTGAAATTCTAGGATTTACGGAGCAACAGGTAAAACAAAGTATAACTCATTATTTTCAAAATCTAGAGGGAAGTAATGGAGTGAAAGCTGTGGAACTTTTTAGATCTGAACTTAAACGTCTTCCGCTGCTGGAATGCTTTGTATTTGTTCCTATAAACTTGAGCATAGCACTTTATATATTCAGAAAAAGTGGTTATAAGCTCCCAGAAACCTTTACAGATATGTACAAAAATTTAGTGCTGATTCAGTTACGACGTTACCAAGCTAAAACTTCATGTGGAATTGCTTCTATAAGAAGTCTTGATGACTTACCAGAAAATATTAGTGGTGAGTTGCTTAGGCTAGGTAAAATGGCTTTTTATGAAATTACACAGAAGGAATTAGTCCTTACATTTGATGAAACAAAAATTAAGCACTATTGCTTTAACTTAAATGGTGAAAACCTGGAAAACTATGATGGGATGGGACTGTTGCAGGTAACCAATCACAGACATTTTGAGTCTGTTAGCAAAACTTATGAGTTCATCCATCGCACTCTTCAGGAGCTATTGGCGGCTTGGTATTTGTCTCAGCAAACTAAGTCATTTCAAATAACCCAGTTGAGAAAACTCTTTGACAAGAAGCAATTTGAAATGATTTGGATATTCTATGCAGGTTTGACAAAATTTGCAGTCGTTTCCTTCAAAGAACTTCTCCCAAACACTTGCATTCAGAAAATCAAAAATTTAATCTGTAAATCATCTATTTATGTCATGTGGGCTTTTTTGAAAAATAAGTTTATTTCACTTAGCAATGTACGTAAACTATTTGAAACATTTTACAGTACAAAACTGTATTCTCATTACATATCCAGGAATATATCAAGAGAATTTCAGGTTACTTTAATTGCAGCAATTATGGAAGCACAAAACCCCCAGCTGTGTAAAGATGTGTCTCACAGCTATCTGTTCCAAGGAGATACTTGCTGGTTTTCCATTCCAGAATCTGTTGCAACTCCTCAGGTTTTATCTGCCTTATCCTACTGTGTAGCACACAGTGGAAAGAAGTGGATGATTCAATGTAAAGGATTAGATTCTGATAGAGCAAATTATTTTCTGAAATATTTACAATTACCTGTGACATGTAATAGCTGTACTCATTTTTCATGTAGCAACAATGGAACTTATTGCAGTGATATTAATTCTGGCAACAGtttaactgtttttgattttgttGGTAGTCAAAGTCAGATAGATGGCTCACTGAAGCTGATTGAAACACAGAAGTGTCTTCAATGGTTAATACTTTCATATTGCAAACTGGTAGATGATAGCTTTATTGCAATGCTTTCAGATGCTCTAATGCACAATACTTGCTTAAAAGTGCTTAATTTAAATGGTTGTAACATTACTAGTGAAGGTGCAAAATGTATTGCTGGTTTCTTGAAGAAAAACAAAACTTTACAGTGCATTTCGTTGCAAGACAACATGGCAACATTGAGAGAAAAAGATACAGTTATGTTGCTACAAACAATACACAATTACAATTTTACGATACAGTTATTGATCTTAGATAAACTGTTTCACATATCCCACAAAATTCAAAAGCAGTTGAAAATTATCAATAATAGGAGACAATGGGAAGGAGTGAACACTTTAAATATCAGTCTCATCAACTGTTTTGGAATCAATTATCCCAAGTTTTGCAATAGTTTTATTTTAAGACTTGGGAATAAAACG TCACCATCGCGGATCATCACCAAGGACACACTATCATCAAGGCCAGTAGCTGTTAACCTTGGTGAATACCCTGTGAAGATTGTATGCCCAAAATGTGATGAAGAAATGGAAACTGAAACTAATACCAAAATTGGTTTGTTCACATTGATGACAATGTTAGGGCTGTTGTTTTCATGTTTTTGGAT GTTTGCACTTCTTCCGCTTTTTTTGGACCCATGTAAAGATGTGTATCATTCTTGCTCACATTGTAAAGCTGACCTTGGCGTTTATCGGCAGTATAAAGAAGTCCAGGAAATTACCAATTGA